CCAGTAGCGAAATCGCATTCAGGTTCTCAAATTCCCAGCGTCCGGCATCATCTGAATTGTAACAGAAAGAGTGTACTAAAAAAGTGCCATTTCTCTGAATGAAGAAAATATAGTCGGACGTGTTATCGGAAGGAACATGTTCGTCTATCTCGGTTTCCAGAAATGCCATCGTGTCATCTCCTTCCCGCAGTTGAGAAAAGAGTATTTCTTCCTTGCCCACAATCGTAAATACGTCCTGCAAAGGAATATACACTTCGTAGGTTTTTAGCTTCTTGATTTCTACTTCTTTGGAGTACGTATACCCTGTCACGGTTTTGAGATAAATGCGATACATCCCCGTGCTGGGAAGGTCAAATCCAAACTTTTGATGGTTGAAAGCCCTGGTGAGTCTATTGACTTTGTGAATCCCTTCGCCAGCCACGATGAGTGTATCGTAAAAGCTGGTAGAAATGGTCGAATGAGTCATTTCTATCTCTAGTTCCAGCCGGGCGGTTCTGGCCCAACCGTTTACTGCCAGACAAAAACTTAGACCAAACACGAGGAGACGGAGGAGTGGCTGCATAACGGCAGGCGTTTGTGATGCTGATTTGCGATGCTTACAGTTTGATTTCCAGGTAACGGGTTCCTACGATGGGGTTAACGCGATAAGGTGCTATTTCGTAGAAACCAGCTCGGGTGTAGAGGGCCAGGGCGGTTTGCATGGTCGGCAACGTATCCAGGCGCATGGTGCTGTATCCCAGGGATCTTCCCGCTTCCAGGGCGTGCGCAAGAAGTCGCTTGCCGAGGCCGCGCCCCCGGGTTTCTTGACGCAAATACATCCGTTTGAGTTCGCAAACCGAATCGTCCAGCCTTCGGATGCCCACGCACCCCAGGGGCCTGGCGTCCTCGTACGCTACAAAAAGCACTCCGTGCGGGCGCGCGTATTGACGTTCCAGCGTTGCCAACTCTTCTGTAAAGTGCTGAAAGCCCAGATCCACACCGAGCTGCGCAGCGTATTCCTGAAACAACGTTGCCGCGATCCGGTACGCTTCGGGGTTAGTGGCCTCTTGTATCGTGATCATGCGCGCATCGCAGTGCGGTCGTTAGTTCGCGTATTCGCAGGGGCAGTCTTCGTCGTTGACGTAATACGACTTGTAATTGGTCGCTTTGGGGTCCATGCAGCCCTTCAGGTTGAGGAGTTCGACTTTGCGGAACTGTACCGGATGGCTTTCCGCCTGCAGTGCGATGTAGCCTTCTTTGAGGAGCATGCCGTTTTTGGCGATCCACTCCGCCGCGTTGTCGACGTGTCCTTCTTCCCAGCCGTACCCTGCGTTAACGAAGCCCCCACCGATTTGCGGATGCTGGTACGACAGCACCGTGTCGCCGTCGATGATGTGATGAATCACCGAGTCGCCCAGCACGAGCGCTTCTACCGTGACCCATTGGTCACCGTCATACGTTTTCGACTGCGAGTTGATGCAGTGGTCTTCTACAATGGCGCCGTGCATTTCGACCTGTGTACCGGGCGTGCAGACGTTGGCCGTCGGGCGCGGTTCGCCGTCGCTGAGGCCCCCCAGCATTTGCAACTCGACCGACACGGGAAATTCCTGATCGAACGACAGGCTCGCGGCCGACTGCGAGTGAAGCATGACGCCGCTGTTGCGCACGTTCCATTCGGCACCGCCCGGCGTCTGTTCCCCCACAAAACGGTATTCGAACCGCAGCAGGTAATAGGAGTAGGGCTTCTCGTAATACAGGTGACCGTATTTGGTGCCGAACGAGTCGTACTGATCGTAGGCCACCTTGAGGATGCCGTCTTCCACGCGGAAGGTGTTGCCGAAATTCTCGTTCAGCGGAAATCCTGCGATTTTGATGTCCCAGCCGTCCAGGTTTTCACCGTTGAACAACTGGATCCATTCTTCGTCCGATGTTTGCGCAGCGTCCCCGTCGGAGGCAGGGGTACAGGCGGCAACAAGAGACAACAGGCCCAGCACGGACCATAGACGGAAAGCGAGGGAGCGGTTTTGAGGGAGCAGCGACATGAGGTTAGAGCAACAAATGTGGGTGAAGGGAGACGACCACCCCGGCGTTGTAAATGGGGCCAAGTCGGCAATTTGGCCGCCAATATATCGAATTAAAGCGGAGTGACCGGGACGAATCCCCTACTCGTCAAGGGACTGATCGAGTTGGGCCATCAGTTCCCGACAACTGGCCACGCCCTCTTCCGAAGCGAGCATCTTGAGGCGGAGCGCGCCGCGGACGCTCACGGCAATGTTGTACAGAAGCGGGTTGTCCAGAAAATCGTAATTGCCCCGCTGAAGTTGCGGGTAGTTCAGCTCTCGCACGTAGAAGTCGCCGATGTATTTGCTCGTGATGATCTCCTGCCGTTCGTACTCTTTCCGGATGTGGTCGTACAACAGATAGTGTTCTTCGATGGCGGCACGCAACGAAAACTGATCGATCAGCGAATAGTCGCCCGAATTGATGAGCGTCTGGTAAGTGATGGTTTTCGGGCGGAACTCGATCGAAAGGGGCAACTCAAACACCAGGCGGTAGGCGGTGTCCCGGCCGGGCAGGGTGTGCCCCAGGTGCGGCAGAAGCTGCTCGATCGACCGCATGCGCCGGGCGCACTGCGCAATGTTGTCGTGGAGTTGGAGGCTGTCGCGCTCCAGGTCGCGTTTGAGTTGCGTGAGGTACTGCGCGCGGGCGTGGGCTTCCTGGCGGTGGTCTTTCCAGTTGTTGAGCCAAAACGCGAGCGTGATGCCGACGAGCACAATCAGAATCTCGCCGAGGGCGTAACGCCAGTTAATTTTTTTTAGCATAGAGCGTGAACGACTTAGCCTCAAAATAAACATTCTGACCACACGGCCACACGCCGAATGCGTAACTTTGGTAGAGACGCTACGTTTACCAAGGGCGTTTGACGGGGGGCAGTTGGCGGGAAATGCGCCGTAGTGGCGTCGCAGACAGTACCATCATGAAACAATCTACAGAACAAGGATACATCAAAACCGACTGGGACGAGGGCATCACCACCATCGAGTTCTTCCATCCCCAGAGCAACTCGCTGCCCGGCGCGCTGTTGCAGTCGCTGGCGCAGACGATCCGCGAGGAGGGGCAGCGCGCCCAGACGCACCTGATTGTGTTGCGCTCGGGGGGCGACCGTGCCTTTTGTGCCGGAGCCAGCTTCGACGAACTGCTGACCATCGAGAACCGCGAACAGGGCGTGCGCTTCTTTTCGGGGTTTGCGAACGTAATCAACGCCTGCCGCACCTGTCCCAAGCTCATCGTCGGGCGGGCGCAGGGAAAAGCCGTCGGCGGGGGCGTGGGGCTGCTGGCCGCCACCGACTACTGTTTCGCAACGCAATACGCCGAAATCAAACTGAGCGAACTCACCATCGGCATCGGGCCGTTTGTAGTGGGGCCGGCCATCGAACGCAAAATCGGCGTTTCGGCCTTCAGCCAGCTTTCGCTGCACGCAACCACATTTTTTGAGGCGGCGTGGGCCAAAGAGAAAGGATTGTTCGCGGAAGTGTACGACGAGATTGAGGAGATGGACGACGCACTCGAAGTCTACACCCGCCAACTGGCCGCCTCGAATCCGGCCGCCCTTCAAGGCCTCAAAGCGGTATTCTGGAAAGGAACCGACCATTGGGACACGCTGTTGCGCGACCGCGCCGAACTGAGCGGCGAGCTGGTGCTATCCGACTTCACGCGGGCGGCCATCCGGCGGTTTAAACAGAAGTAGGTCCTTTTTCGGAAGCGTGGCGGCTACTTGCGAGCGTCGATGAGTGCTCGTAGGTGCAGAAAGGGCGCAAGGTGGTCTTGTTCTGTTTCGTCGAGGGGATACCAGTCGATCCAGCTAATACGCATTGCCGTATCGTACTCTCCCAGCAAAGTGTCCAGTAAAATAAACACCGCGTGTTGCATGGGGCCGTTGTCGGGCGTGTAGCCCCGGATGTAAAGTTCCACGCCAATTCCGTCTTCTTCGTCGGCGTACCGAAAGAAAATATCGTTGTACGATACAGAAGTATCTCCAAATTGAATGCGAAGGCCTTCGCCATCGACGCGTTGCCGGAAGGCGTAAATCTGCCAGCCGGGGAGGTCCGGTGCGGCCTGTGCCAGCCGTTCTGCGGCAGGAAAGTACGCCCTGATCCCGTCGGGCGAGATGGCAAACTCCCGGATGCCCGTCGGCCGCAGGGAACTGAATTCAAACGTCAGCTCCGGGCAAACCTGCTGAAGCCGATGGGTTAGGGCTTCGAATAAGTCGTCTCGCCGTTGGGGATCGTCTACCCCTTCATGGTACAAGGCCTGATGGGTCGAAAACCAGTGCCAGAACTTGGCTTCCGGGGTAAGCGATGAGGCATTAGCGCGTGCCATAGACCGGTTGAGGAGACGAAAGGGATGCGTTGAACAGAACCACCAAACTAGCTACTACCCGCCCGAAAAACAAAAGCGACTTCCCCGTTTCCAGGGAAGCCGCCTTCCTGTTTGTATGCTATGCTTAGATCAGAAGCGGTAGAGCGCGACCATGGCAGAATCCTGTTGGTTGGCGGGCAGGCTGATGCCGTCTTCGTGCGTATCGACGAGGAACACATCGCCGCCTTTGGTCAGCGTCTGAATGGCCGCGTAGTTGATCAATTCGTGCGTTTCGGGCGTGGGCCCGTCGGCTTGGGTCGTTTCGAACGATTCGGGATCGATTTTTCCCCAGACTTCTTTGTGGTTGGCCGTGAAGAGCGTGCCGACTTTGCCCATCAGGGCCGACTGCACAATCTCGTACGGATTTTCGGTGGCCTGGTCGGTACCGCCCACTTCCTTGATCTGTTCCAGCGCCTTGGTCCGTTTCTGACTGAACCGCTCTTCCATTACCGTCAGGCTTTTCTGGTGCAGTTCCTTCTCGCTCCAGTCGTCGGGGTTACCGTCGATGTGCCGATCCTTAATCAGGTGGTCGTAGTGGCAGGCGTTGCGGAAAATCGCGTACTCGAACTCCACCCCGGCAAACAGCAGGGGCAACGGCTGCGTGCGGTTCAGTTGCGTCTCCAGCGGGCGACATACGTCGTGGAAAAACCGTTCGATGTCGATCTTGTACGTATCCTTACCACCGCCCTGGCCGTGGAACATGGCGCCTTCGCGTCGGGCCGAGCCGCCCTGGGCCGTGCTGCCGCCGCGCCACTGCAACGACTCTTCGGGCTCTTCGTACTGTTCGGCCTCGGCGCGGCTGGTCGGAATGTCGCCGTCCATCGGGACCGGCTGAATGTCGTACGGAGTGGCTTCAAACAGGCGGACCTTGTTTTGACTGACGGCCAGAATGTAGTAGTGCGCTTTGCGGTTGAGCAGCGACGCCAGCGGCACAATGTAGCCGGACGCATCGACCACGACGCGCTCCTGCACCGCTACCGGCAGCGAGTGCGTCACGAACAGATCCTGCCCCAGAAACAACGCCAGTCCGGCTTCGCGGTGCCGCCAGAAATCGTCGTCGTCGAGCAGTTGTTCGGCGGGCGCAAACACCGCCTCCGTCTGCTCTTCGGTCAGGTCATAGCCCGACGCCTCCAGCGTTTGGCGCGCCTGCTTCAGCAGGTTTTTGAACTGTTTCTGGTCCTGTTGTTCCAGTACTTCGTGCCCGCTGCGGTGGGTGGGCAGGTAAATCGAAATGATGGGAGCATGATCGGCGGCCATCAGCCGGTCCAGATCTTCCCGGGTTATGGTATCTTTCATAGGGTGTTGCATTAAAAACCTTGTCTTTTTACCTACGAAAGCTTCTCCCGAAGGGTTAATCCATAAAAAAAGCCCCGCATCGGGGTGGATGCAGGGCCGAACAGGTTGCTTTAAACGTGCGGGTTGAAAGAGAACCGTGCGGTGGCGACGGATCGTTCAGACCAGGAACAACGTTCGCTGGGCCATTTCCTTTAGCTGCGGTACATGTTGCAAGCAATAGTAGTTCTCCCACGACTTGGTCAGTCCGCGGGTATAACTCAGGTCTTGCTGGTCTGCATGGGCAATTTTCAGTACGCTCATGGGGCCTTTTTGCTTTTTCATGGCGATCATATGACCTATAGTTTAGAGAAGAGATAGTGGAATCTCCGCGCGATTCCGCGTTGTTAACGAACGCTTCCGAAGCGGTAGTATACAAGGCTAAAAGTATTCGCTGGGGCGCTGATGCCCTTCGGAGGGGAGACAGAGCATGAAAAAAGAGGGTTGAATGGCAAAATTGCCCGGAAGAATCGGCGGAATTGTAGAGCGGGATATTGGTTTTTCGCGGAAACATTTTATAATGAATTCATTCCGCATACCACCATGAAAAACATCCTTGTACCCACCGATTTTTCCGAACTGGCTTACGATGCCCTTTCCGTGGCCGGTTATCTGGCGGGCCCCAGCCAAGCCCACGTGTATTTGTTGAATGTGATCGAGCCGGTAGGGGCCGCTGTCGGCTCGGGCATCGGCGGTGCGCACGACGACGGCATGCACCAGGTCTACATGATCAAACTGATTGAGCAGACCCAGCGCGACCTGGTCGAGCTGGCCGAAGATCCGCGTTTTGCGAACATCTACCTGACGCCCAAGGTGCTGATGGGGCGGGTGTTTGAGCGCATCGACCGGATGGTGGAAGACCATCAGATGGACCTGGTGGTGATGGGCACGGCGGGGCTGTCGGGCTTCGACGAACTCATGCTGGGATCGACGACCGAAAAAGTGGTGCGTCGTGTCAACTGCCCTGTTCTGGCGGTACACGACCTCGGCGACGCGGATTTTAAGCTGGAATCGGTTGTGCTGGCAACCGACGGTCACGAAGATGCTACCCGGCTGGTGGCGGTGGTAAAACAACTCCAGGCGCAGTTCCATTTTCACATCCATCTGCTGACGGTCATCACGCCGCTCCACTTCCTTTCCACCAAAGTGGGCGAAGAGCACCTCAAGGCGTTTGTGGAGCAGCACCAACTGGAAAACACTACCTTGCACCTGTACAGCGACGTGAGCGAAGAGAAAGGCATCCTGAGCTTCGCCCGCGAAGTGGAGGCCGATCTGATTGCCCTGGTGACGCATCACCGTCGGGGGCTGATGCACTTTTTCCGCGGCAGCCTCGGCGAAGATATTGTGAACCATGCCATTCGGCCGGTGCTGACCGTGCGTATTTAATTGATCCGTTTGTTGATTTCGACCTCGTTACGTACCGAACGTTTGCTGCTGCGTCGCTACCGTGAAGGCGACGGAGAGATGTTTTTCGAGCTGATCCGGCGCGAACGCACGCGCCTGGCCGAAAGCTTTCCGGTAACGGTCAGCCAAGCCCCCGATTTGCGGAGCGCCGAAGAGCACATTCAGCACCTGGCGGCGCAGTGGTACCTGCGCAAAACGTACGCGTTTGCGTTGCTGGCCCCCGACACGCAACAGTACCTCGGCTACCTGGCCATCAAAAACCTGAACTGGTTTCACCAGCACGGCGAACTGGCCTATTTCCTGGCCGCCCACGCCGAAGGGCAGGGGCTGATGCGCGAAGCGATCGGCCGGGTGGTGGGCTTTGCCTGGGACGAACTGAAGCTGAACCGGCTCTACATCCGCGCGTTTGTGCACAACGAACGAAGTCGACACCTGGCGCTGGCCTGCGGGTTTCAGGAAGAAGGCGTGTTGAAAGAGGAGTTTCGCCTGCCCGATGGGCGCTACACCGACGTGGCCTGTTATGGCCTGACCCGTCAGCAGTTCGAGGCGTCAAGGTAGAGGGGGCAATTGGGTGATTGAGCGGGAACGGAGGCTTTCCTTCGTATCTTCTGCCCGGCTCCTGCCGTATCAAGGGCTGAGCCTGAACCGCGCTACCCCTCGTGCGGCGACCAGGACAGTGAGCCATGAGAATCCGCATTATCCCCTTTTTCTTCCTGCTTTGTGTGAGTCTGTCGGGCGTGCAGGCCCAAAAGACGAACTTCGTTAAACGCTACTGGAACCGGCTGGTAAACGACACCAGCGATATTTCCAAACCACAGTTTCTGGTTTATCCCACGCTGGCCTATGCGCCCGAAACGAGCTGGGAATTCGGCCTGAGCAGCCTTTACGTCTACTACGCGAAGCGCGACACCACCAACCGCCTCAGCGAAATCAACGGCTTTACGTTCTACACCCTGGAAAATCAGTACGGCCTCTGGTTCGACCACGCACTGTATTCCGATCAGAACCGCTGGTTTTTTCTGGGACGCTGGCGGCTGCAAAGCTTCCCGCTGCTGTACTACGGCATCGGGTCCGATTCGCCCGAAGAGCACGTGGCCCAGATCAACGGCAACCAGATTCAACTGAAAGAGCGGGTATTGCACAACCTCACCGGGCCGCTGTATGCGGGCATCGAACTGGATTACCAGCGCTTGAGTTCCGTCGAATTCGTGCCCCGCGAAACCGACGCGGTTGACGTGCCCCCGGGCGGGCGGGGGTCGGCCAACCTGGCGTTCGGCATGGGGCTGATCTACGACAACCGGCACAACGTGCTGAACGTGCGCGACGGGCTTTTCTCCGAGCTGGCGTTTTTGCGGTACGACGACGCCTGGGGAAGCGATTTTTCCTTTACTTCCATCGTATCCGACACCCGCCTGTACCGCCCCATGAACGAGCGCGACGTGCTGGCCGCGCAGGTATTGGGGCAGTTCAATACGGGCCGGACGCCCTTCAACCAGTTGGCCCTGATGGGGGGCGAGAGCATCATGCGTGGGTACTACCTGGGGCGTTTCCGTGACAACAACCAGGTGGCTGCACAGGTCGAATACCGCTTTTTGCCGCTGCCGCTCGGCTTCACCAACCGGTTGGGAGCCGCGGCCTTCGCCGGTACGGGCGCGGTGTTCAACCGCCTGTCGACTCTCTCACACAACGATTTCGTCTGGTCGGCCGGGGGCGGGCTCCGTTTCCTCCTCTTTCCGAAAAAAGACATTTTCACCCGCCTCGACGTCGCCTTCACGCAGGAAGGCCCCGGGTTCTACATCTTCATCGGCGAAGCCTTCTGAATGCTCAGCCGTGTTCGGCTCCTCTTTGAAAACGCGGGGGCCTGCATCAACGAAGCGCCAGCGCCGGTAATCAGGCAAAATCGCTTACGCGAATGCAAAGTTGCCTAATTCCGCTTCGGCCTTTACCTTTCAGCATTGATACTTTTCTCCTCGCCTTTACCTATGCTGAAACGTTACTTTTTCTTGCTCAGCCTGTTGGTCTGTTCCGGCCTCATGGCCCAGGTCACCCGTCCCCGCAACGGCGTCTGGGACGAACGCACCGGCTCCTACGCCTTTACCAATGCTACCTTGTTTACCGACTACCAGACGCGCATCGACGGTGCCACGTTGGTGATTCGCGACGGGAAAGTGGTGGCGGCCGGAGCTAACGTAGCCGTACCCCCGGGCGCGGCGGTGATCGACCTCGCCGGGCGCTTCGTGTACCCGGGCCTGATCGACGTGTACACCGACTACGGCATGCCGCAACTGGAGGGCAACGCGGGTGGCGGCCGCCGACGCCGGAGCGGAGGACCGCAGATGGAATCTGAAAAAGAGGGCGTTTACTCGTGGAACCAGGCGGTGCATCCGGAAGACGAAGCCGTCGAGCTGTTCAAGACCAACACCAAACAAGCCGACGAACTCCGGAAACTGGGCTTTGGGGCCGTGCTCACGTTTCCGCACGACGGCATCGCCCGCGGCTCGGCGCTGCTGGTGAATCTGGCGGAGCCTTCGACCGGCAACCCGACCGAAACCATCCTGAAAGCGCGCGCCGCGGCCGCGTATTCCTTCAACAAAGGCTCTTCGACGCAAGACTACCCGAGTTCGCTCATGGGCTCGATTGCGCTGTTGCGCCAGACGTATTACGACGCCCAGTGGTACGCCAACGCCACCGACAAAGAGCCGAACCTTTCGCTCGATGCCTGGCTCCGGCAGCAGGCGTTGCCGCAGGTGTTTGAAACCGACAACAAACTGGACCTGCTGCGTGCCGACAACGTAGGCGACGAATTTGGTGTGCAGTACATCATCAAAACCGCGGGAGACGAGTACCAGCGCCTCGACGCCATCAAAGCAACGGGCGCTTCGCTAATCGTGCCGCTCGAGTTTCCGAAGCCTTACGACGTGGAAGATCCGTTCGACGCCAGCCTGGTGACCAACGAGCAGATGAAGCACTGGGAAATGGCCCCGGCCAATGCGGCGTGGCTGGCCCGCGAGGGGCTGACCTTTGCGCTGACCACGGCCGACCTGAAAGAAAAGAAAGCGTTTACGGGCAACCTGAAAAAGGCCATGCAGTACGGCCTCTCGTTCCGCGATGCGCTGCGGGCCCTGACCGAAACGCCCGCGCGTCTACTCGGCGTAGAAGACCAGCTCGGCAGCCTGCGTCCCGGGTGGCAGGCCAACTTCCTGATTGCGTCCGACAGCCTGTTCAAAGACGAAACGGTGTTGTACGAAAACTGGATCGGCGGTGCGCGCTACGTCCTGACCCCGATGCAGGCCGATCTGCGCGGCACGTACCAGTTGCAGGTGGGCAACGGCCCTTCGCTGAAGCTGGAAATTACCGGACAACCCGATAAAGCCAAGGCGCAGGTGTACCTCGACACGACCAAAACCGCCACCACCCTGCAAGCCGAGGGCGAACTGGTGACGATGAGCTTTGTGCCCGTCCGCAAGGGCAAAAAGCGTGTGAGCCTCTCGGGCTGGCGCGAAGAGCAGAACCTGATGGGCGAAGGCACCGATACCTCGGGCACCCCGGTGAAATGGCGCGCCACCTACACCGGACCTGCGCCGGCCGATACGACGCGACCCGCCAACCGCAAAGCGCCGGAGGTGCCCGAAATGGGCGAGCTGGTTTATCCCTTCATGGCGTACGGGTGGGATACGTTGCCCACGGCCGAAACCGTGCTGATCCGCAACGCGACGGTCTGGACCAACGAAGCCGACGGCGTCCTGGAAACGACCGACGTGCTGGTACGCAACGGAAAAATTGCGGCGGTCGGCCAAGGACTGTCGGCAACGGGCGCAACGGTGGTCGACGGGACAGGCAAGCACCTCACCAGCGGCATCATCGACGAACACTCGCACATCGCCATCAGCCGGGGCGTTAACGAAGGCACCCACGCCGTCACCGCCGAAGTGCGCGTCGGCGACGTGGTCAACTCCGAAGACATCAACATCTACCGCCAACTGGCAGGTGGCGTCACGGCCGCACAACTTTTGCACGGCTCGGCCAACCCCATCGGCGGTCAGTCCGAACTGGTCAAGCTGCGCTGGGGCCGCCTCCCCGAAGAACTCAAAATCGAAGGCGCCGACGAGTACATCAAATTCGCGCTGGGCGAGAACGTGAAGCAGTCGAACTGGGGCGATGCCAACCGCGTCCGTTTCCCGCAAACGCGCATGGGCGTGGAGCAGGTCTACGTCGACGCGTTTCAGCGCGCCAAAGAGTACGACCGCGCCTGGAAGAACTACAACGGCCTTTCGCGCCGCCAGCGAGCCAATGCAAAAGCGCCCCACCGCGACTTGCAACTGGAAGCTTTGGCCGAAATCCTGAACGACGCGCGGTTCATCACCTGTCACTCGTACATACAGTCGGAAATCAACATGTTGCTGCACGTCGCCGACACGATGGGCTTCAAAGTCAACACGTTTACGCACATCCTGGAAGGCTACAAAGTGGCCGATAAAATGAAAGCGCACGGGGCTGGCGCGGGCACTTTCTCCGACTGGTGGGCCTACAAATACGAGGTGATCGGTGCGATTCCGTACAACGCTGCCATCATGGACAAAGTCGGTGTGGTGACGGCCATCAACTCCGACGACGCCGAAATGGCGCGCCGCCTGAACCAGGAAGCGGCCAAAACCATCAAATACGGTGGATTGAGCGAGGAAGAAGCCTGGAAAACGGTGACCTTGAACCCGGCCAAACTCCTCCACCTCGACGACCGCATGGGCAGCATTAAAGTGGGCAAAGACGCCGACCTGGTCCTCTGGTCCGATCACCCGCTATCGATCTACGCCAAGCCCGAGCAAACGTACGTAGACGGCATCCTCTACTTCGACCTGGCGCGCGACCGGCAGATGCGGGAAGAGATGCAACAGGAACGCCAGCGCATCATCCAGAAAATGCTCCAGGCCAAAGGCAGCGGCGAAAAAGGCCAGCAACCCCGCCCGTCGCGCAACGGCACCTGGGATTGCGAAGTGATCCTCGACATCTGGGCCATCGACGGCGAGTAGTCATCTTAAGCCCCTCAAAAGCAAAGGCGCAGTCTCT
This sequence is a window from Catalinimonas alkaloidigena. Protein-coding genes within it:
- a CDS encoding GNAT family N-acetyltransferase, yielding MITIQEATNPEAYRIAATLFQEYAAQLGVDLGFQHFTEELATLERQYARPHGVLFVAYEDARPLGCVGIRRLDDSVCELKRMYLRQETRGRGLGKRLLAHALEAGRSLGYSTMRLDTLPTMQTALALYTRAGFYEIAPYRVNPIVGTRYLEIKL
- a CDS encoding DUF1080 domain-containing protein; translation: MSLLPQNRSLAFRLWSVLGLLSLVAACTPASDGDAAQTSDEEWIQLFNGENLDGWDIKIAGFPLNENFGNTFRVEDGILKVAYDQYDSFGTKYGHLYYEKPYSYYLLRFEYRFVGEQTPGGAEWNVRNSGVMLHSQSAASLSFDQEFPVSVELQMLGGLSDGEPRPTANVCTPGTQVEMHGAIVEDHCINSQSKTYDGDQWVTVEALVLGDSVIHHIIDGDTVLSYQHPQIGGGFVNAGYGWEEGHVDNAAEWIAKNGMLLKEGYIALQAESHPVQFRKVELLNLKGCMDPKATNYKSYYVNDEDCPCEYAN
- a CDS encoding DUF6090 family protein, translating into MLKKINWRYALGEILIVLVGITLAFWLNNWKDHRQEAHARAQYLTQLKRDLERDSLQLHDNIAQCARRMRSIEQLLPHLGHTLPGRDTAYRLVFELPLSIEFRPKTITYQTLINSGDYSLIDQFSLRAAIEEHYLLYDHIRKEYERQEIITSKYIGDFYVRELNYPQLQRGNYDFLDNPLLYNIAVSVRGALRLKMLASEEGVASCRELMAQLDQSLDE
- a CDS encoding enoyl-CoA hydratase/isomerase family protein yields the protein MKQSTEQGYIKTDWDEGITTIEFFHPQSNSLPGALLQSLAQTIREEGQRAQTHLIVLRSGGDRAFCAGASFDELLTIENREQGVRFFSGFANVINACRTCPKLIVGRAQGKAVGGGVGLLAATDYCFATQYAEIKLSELTIGIGPFVVGPAIERKIGVSAFSQLSLHATTFFEAAWAKEKGLFAEVYDEIEEMDDALEVYTRQLAASNPAALQGLKAVFWKGTDHWDTLLRDRAELSGELVLSDFTRAAIRRFKQK
- a CDS encoding universal stress protein, which encodes MKNILVPTDFSELAYDALSVAGYLAGPSQAHVYLLNVIEPVGAAVGSGIGGAHDDGMHQVYMIKLIEQTQRDLVELAEDPRFANIYLTPKVLMGRVFERIDRMVEDHQMDLVVMGTAGLSGFDELMLGSTTEKVVRRVNCPVLAVHDLGDADFKLESVVLATDGHEDATRLVAVVKQLQAQFHFHIHLLTVITPLHFLSTKVGEEHLKAFVEQHQLENTTLHLYSDVSEEKGILSFAREVEADLIALVTHHRRGLMHFFRGSLGEDIVNHAIRPVLTVRI
- a CDS encoding GNAT family N-acetyltransferase, whose product is MLISTSLRTERLLLRRYREGDGEMFFELIRRERTRLAESFPVTVSQAPDLRSAEEHIQHLAAQWYLRKTYAFALLAPDTQQYLGYLAIKNLNWFHQHGELAYFLAAHAEGQGLMREAIGRVVGFAWDELKLNRLYIRAFVHNERSRHLALACGFQEEGVLKEEFRLPDGRYTDVACYGLTRQQFEASR
- a CDS encoding BamA/TamA family outer membrane protein, producing the protein MRIRIIPFFFLLCVSLSGVQAQKTNFVKRYWNRLVNDTSDISKPQFLVYPTLAYAPETSWEFGLSSLYVYYAKRDTTNRLSEINGFTFYTLENQYGLWFDHALYSDQNRWFFLGRWRLQSFPLLYYGIGSDSPEEHVAQINGNQIQLKERVLHNLTGPLYAGIELDYQRLSSVEFVPRETDAVDVPPGGRGSANLAFGMGLIYDNRHNVLNVRDGLFSELAFLRYDDAWGSDFSFTSIVSDTRLYRPMNERDVLAAQVLGQFNTGRTPFNQLALMGGESIMRGYYLGRFRDNNQVAAQVEYRFLPLPLGFTNRLGAAAFAGTGAVFNRLSTLSHNDFVWSAGGGLRFLLFPKKDIFTRLDVAFTQEGPGFYIFIGEAF
- a CDS encoding amidohydrolase family protein, encoding MLKRYFFLLSLLVCSGLMAQVTRPRNGVWDERTGSYAFTNATLFTDYQTRIDGATLVIRDGKVVAAGANVAVPPGAAVIDLAGRFVYPGLIDVYTDYGMPQLEGNAGGGRRRRSGGPQMESEKEGVYSWNQAVHPEDEAVELFKTNTKQADELRKLGFGAVLTFPHDGIARGSALLVNLAEPSTGNPTETILKARAAAAYSFNKGSSTQDYPSSLMGSIALLRQTYYDAQWYANATDKEPNLSLDAWLRQQALPQVFETDNKLDLLRADNVGDEFGVQYIIKTAGDEYQRLDAIKATGASLIVPLEFPKPYDVEDPFDASLVTNEQMKHWEMAPANAAWLAREGLTFALTTADLKEKKAFTGNLKKAMQYGLSFRDALRALTETPARLLGVEDQLGSLRPGWQANFLIASDSLFKDETVLYENWIGGARYVLTPMQADLRGTYQLQVGNGPSLKLEITGQPDKAKAQVYLDTTKTATTLQAEGELVTMSFVPVRKGKKRVSLSGWREEQNLMGEGTDTSGTPVKWRATYTGPAPADTTRPANRKAPEVPEMGELVYPFMAYGWDTLPTAETVLIRNATVWTNEADGVLETTDVLVRNGKIAAVGQGLSATGATVVDGTGKHLTSGIIDEHSHIAISRGVNEGTHAVTAEVRVGDVVNSEDINIYRQLAGGVTAAQLLHGSANPIGGQSELVKLRWGRLPEELKIEGADEYIKFALGENVKQSNWGDANRVRFPQTRMGVEQVYVDAFQRAKEYDRAWKNYNGLSRRQRANAKAPHRDLQLEALAEILNDARFITCHSYIQSEINMLLHVADTMGFKVNTFTHILEGYKVADKMKAHGAGAGTFSDWWAYKYEVIGAIPYNAAIMDKVGVVTAINSDDAEMARRLNQEAAKTIKYGGLSEEEAWKTVTLNPAKLLHLDDRMGSIKVGKDADLVLWSDHPLSIYAKPEQTYVDGILYFDLARDRQMREEMQQERQRIIQKMLQAKGSGEKGQQPRPSRNGTWDCEVILDIWAIDGE